One Glycine max cultivar Williams 82 chromosome 3, Glycine_max_v4.0, whole genome shotgun sequence DNA window includes the following coding sequences:
- the LOC100780785 gene encoding scarecrow-like protein 9 produces MTMNPHLTGFSGSTNQSFPILQNQRFDNGPRFENLFFDQSRNFDLQCDPNLIPANTPSSSTVTHEEHSPEDCDFSDAVLSYISQILMEEDLEDNTCMVQDSLDIQAAEKSFYEVLGEKYPPSPRNTSLMNDGVGGYDFSGDYGNCPDTNGDLMSIFTNQFLPPNSGSFPAHSLHGDGISHSSYNPSNSVEGLVNSSKSIIQVPDLNSESESIWQFQKGVEEASKFLPSANGLFANLSEPEPKEGKDELSFKVEKEEGEYVNGGSKGRKHPQIDEADDEENRSSKQAAIYSEPTLRSDMADIILLHSTGDGKDHFVARREALQNKTQKSVLPKGQSKASSSGKGRGKKQGGRKEVVDLRTLLFLCAQAVAADDHRNANELLKHIRQHSTPFGDGNQRLAHIFADGLEARLAGTGSQIYKGLVGKRTSAANYLKAYHLYLAACPFRKISKFTSNITIRESSAQSMKVHVIDFGIFYGFQWPTFIQRLSWRAGGPPKLRITGIDFPQPGFRPAERILETGRRLAAYAEAFNVPFEYKAIAKKWDTIQLEELEIDRDEFLVVTCFYRGKNLLDESAVVDSPRNNFLTLIRRINPKLFIHGIMNGAFDAPFFVTRFREALFHYSSLFDMLETIVPREDWERMLIEKEIFGREALNVIACEGPERVERPESYKQWQARILRAGFVQQSFDRRTVKMAMEKVRGSYHKDFVIDEDSQWLLQGWKGRIIYALSCWRPA; encoded by the coding sequence ATGACAATGAATCCACATCTTACGGGGTTTTCTGGTTCAAcaaatcaatcttttccaattcTTCAAAATCAGAGATTTGATAATGGACCCAGATTTGAAAATCTCTTCTTTGATCAAAGTAGGAATTTTGATCTACAATGTGATCCAAATTTAATACCAGCTAACACACCCTCATCCTCCACTGTGACCCATGAGGAGCATTCTCCCGAGGACTGTGATTTTTCTGATGCAGTTTTGAGTTACATCAGCCAGATCCTCATGGAGGAAGACTTAGAGGACAATACATGCATGGTTCAAGATTCTTTAGATATTCAAGCAGCGGAGAAATCATTCTATGAGGTTCTTGGTGAAAAGTACCCACCTTCTCCAAGAAACACAAGCCTTATGAATGATGGGGTTGGAGGTTATGACTTCTCTGGAGATTATGGCAATTGTCCTGATACTAATGGAGATCTCATGAGCATTTTTACTAACCAGTTTTTGCCACCAAACTCAGGTAGTTTTCCTGCTCATAGTCTTCATGGTGATGGCATTTCACATTCTTCTTACAACCCTTCGAATAGTGTGGAAGGGCTTGTAAATTCTTCAAAAAGTATAATTCAGGTTCCTGATCTGAACAGTGAAAGTGAATCCATTTGGCAATTTCAGAAAGGTGTTGAGGAGGCTAGTAAGTTTCTTCCTAGTGCAAATGGGCTGTTTGCTAATTTGTCAGAACCAGAGCCAAAGGAAGGAAAGGATGAATTATCATTTAAAGTGGAGAAGGAGGAGGGGGAATATGTTAATGGTGGATCCAAGGGAAGGAAACATCCTCAGATAGATGAAGCAGATGATGAGGAAAACAGAAGCAGCAAGCAAGCAGCAATTTATTCTGAACCAACATTGCGGTCAGATATGGCTGATATAATCCTTCTTCACAGCACCGGGGATGGTAAGGACCACTTTGTGGCTCGCCGTGAGGCTTTGCAGAATAAAACACAGAAGTCAGTGTTGCCAAAAGGTCAATCAAAAGCATCGAGCAGTGGGAAGGGGCGCGGTAAGAAGCAAGGTGGGAGGAAGGAGGTTGTCGATTTGAGAACACTTCTGTTTCTATGTGCACAAGCTGTTGCAGCAGATGACCATAGAAATGCCAATGAATTGCTAAAGCACATCAGGCAACACTCAACCCCTTTTGGAGATGGAAATCAGAGATTGGCTCATATCTTTGCAGATGGCCTTGAGGCACGTTTGGCTGGTACTGGCAGCCAAATTTACAAAGGACTTGTTGGCAAAAGAACATCAGCTGCTAATTATCTAAAAGCTTATCATCTATACCTTGCTGCATGCCCCTTTAGGAAAATTTCTAAGTTTACCTCAAACATCACAATAAGGGAATCTTCAGCACAGTCAATGAAGGTCCATGTTATAGATTTTGGCATCTTTTATGGTTTCCAATGGCCAACTTTTATACAGCGGCTTTCATGGAGAGCAGGAGGACCACCAAAGCTACGGATAACAGGAATAGACTTCCCACAACCTGGTTTCAGGCCAGCAGAAAGAATTCTAGAAACGGGACGCCGCTTGGCAGCGTATGCTGAAGCCTTTAATGTTCCATTTGAGTACAAAGCCATAGCAAAAAAATGGGACACGATTCAACTTGAGGAACTTGAGATTGACAGGGATGAGTTCCTTGTTGTTACTTGTTTCTATAGAGGTAAGAACCTTCTGGATGAATCTGCGGTAGTGGACAGTCCAAGAAATAATTTCCTTACCCTGATTAGGAGAATCAACCCAAAGTTATTCATTCATGGCATCATGAATGGGGCATTCGATGCCCCTTTCTTTGTTACCAGATTCCGGGAGGCATTGTTTCACTACTCATCTTTGTTTGATATGCTTGAGACTATTGTGCCTCGTGAGGACTGGGAGAGGATGCTGATAGAGAAAGAGATATTCGGGCGGGAAGCATTGAATGTCATAGCTTGTGAAGGGCCTGAAAGAGTGGAGAGGCCAGAGAGCTACAAGCAGTGGCAAGCACGCATTCTGCGGGCAGGATTTGTGCAGCAATCTTTCGATCGCAGGACAGTGAAGATGGCAATGGAGAAAGTGAGGGGTAGCTACCACAAGGATTTTGTGATTGATGAAGATAGCCAGTGGTTGTTGCAAGGTTGGAAGGGGCGTATCATTTATGCCCTTTCTTGTTGGAGACCTGCATGA